The Streptomyces sp. Je 1-332 genome has a window encoding:
- a CDS encoding ABC transporter permease, whose amino-acid sequence MADTTTWRASLGGASKSRSTRAWRVRSSAVIVAAIVLAVLLVPPLVNLDEQAVDLASKLQPPSWHHPFGTDDVGRDLLLRCVYGLRVSLLVGVVAAVVATVIGTAVGALAAASGGWVDRIVMRLVDVFSSVPHLLLGIFIVAMFRPGVWPVVVSVALTHWLSTARIVRAEVLSLRSRPYVDAAISGGASRMRVTVRHLLPGVLPQAGLAAVLMVPHAIWHESALSFLGLGLPTHQASLGTLVQSARGSLLAGDWWPTLFPGLFIIVPTLAIAGLAGAWRERINPRRRSELML is encoded by the coding sequence ATGGCTGACACGACTACGTGGCGTGCCTCCCTCGGGGGTGCCTCCAAAAGCCGCTCCACGCGCGCGTGGCGGGTGCGTTCCTCGGCGGTGATCGTCGCGGCGATCGTCCTCGCCGTCCTTCTCGTGCCGCCCCTGGTGAACCTCGACGAACAGGCCGTCGACCTGGCGTCCAAGTTGCAACCGCCCTCCTGGCACCACCCCTTCGGCACCGACGACGTGGGCCGCGACCTTCTCCTGCGCTGCGTGTACGGGCTGCGGGTCTCACTCCTCGTGGGTGTGGTGGCGGCTGTCGTCGCCACCGTCATCGGCACGGCCGTGGGCGCGCTCGCCGCCGCGTCGGGCGGCTGGGTCGACCGGATCGTGATGCGGCTCGTGGACGTCTTCTCGTCCGTGCCGCACCTGCTGCTCGGCATCTTCATCGTGGCGATGTTCCGGCCGGGTGTATGGCCGGTGGTCGTCTCGGTGGCGCTCACGCACTGGCTGTCCACGGCTCGCATCGTGCGCGCCGAGGTGCTCTCGCTGCGGTCACGTCCGTACGTCGACGCCGCCATCTCCGGCGGTGCGTCGCGGATGCGCGTGACCGTGCGCCATCTGCTGCCCGGCGTACTGCCGCAGGCCGGTCTCGCCGCCGTCCTGATGGTGCCGCACGCCATCTGGCACGAGTCCGCGCTGTCCTTCCTCGGGCTCGGTCTGCCCACCCACCAGGCGAGCCTCGGCACCCTCGTGCAGAGCGCGCGCGGCTCGCTCCTCGCCGGGGACTGGTGGCCGACGCTCTTCCCCGGCCTGTTCATCATCGTGCCCACCCTGGCGATCGCGGGCCTCGCGGGCGCCTGGCGGGAACGGATCAACCCCCGGCGCCGATCGGAGCTGATGCTGTGA
- a CDS encoding ABC transporter permease — MARMTGRRALFAVPVLLAVTFGVFAIAAASPFDPVKAYAGTAGLTASQENLDQLRANLGVDQPLAQRWWDWLTSAVHGDLGDSSTLRQPVSDVIGERIGWSVLLAATAFLLAILVGTLLGVLAARRPGGWLDRVVTSLAYTLEAAPPFWIGLLAVWLFALKLGVLPSGGLTDTASSAVTAGQVASHLVLPACVLAISQLPWFVLYVRQGVGDALGDDPVRGARARGLAERTVLLGHALRSGMLPVLTLIGSRVPELITGALLVETVFSWPGIAAATVSAATAVDFPLLAALTVLATAAVLLGNLLADLLYGLADPRVGFDG, encoded by the coding sequence ATGGCGCGCATGACGGGACGGCGGGCCCTGTTCGCCGTCCCGGTCCTGCTCGCCGTGACCTTCGGCGTCTTCGCGATCGCCGCCGCGTCCCCCTTCGACCCGGTCAAGGCGTACGCGGGCACGGCCGGGCTCACCGCATCGCAGGAGAACCTCGACCAGCTGCGTGCCAACCTCGGCGTCGACCAGCCGCTCGCGCAGCGTTGGTGGGACTGGCTGACGTCGGCCGTGCACGGCGACCTCGGGGACTCCAGCACCCTGCGCCAGCCCGTCTCCGACGTCATCGGTGAGCGCATCGGCTGGTCCGTGCTGCTCGCCGCCACCGCGTTCCTGCTCGCCATCCTCGTCGGCACCCTGCTCGGTGTCCTCGCCGCGCGCCGCCCCGGCGGCTGGCTCGACCGCGTCGTGACCTCGCTCGCGTACACGCTCGAAGCCGCCCCGCCGTTCTGGATCGGCCTGCTCGCCGTGTGGCTCTTCGCCCTGAAGCTGGGTGTGCTGCCCTCGGGCGGGCTCACGGACACCGCGAGCTCGGCCGTGACCGCAGGGCAGGTCGCGAGCCACCTCGTGCTGCCCGCCTGTGTCCTGGCGATCTCGCAGCTGCCGTGGTTCGTCCTCTACGTACGCCAAGGGGTCGGCGACGCGCTCGGCGACGACCCCGTCCGCGGTGCACGCGCGCGTGGCCTCGCGGAACGGACCGTGCTCCTCGGGCACGCACTGCGCTCGGGCATGCTGCCGGTGCTCACGCTGATCGGCTCCCGCGTCCCCGAACTGATCACCGGCGCGCTCCTGGTGGAGACCGTCTTCAGCTGGCCCGGCATCGCCGCGGCCACCGTGTCGGCGGCGACCGCCGTGGACTTCCCGCTGCTCGCCGCGCTCACCGTCCTCGCCACGGCCGCGGTGCTCCTGGGCAACCTCCTGGCCGACCTGCTGTACGGCCTGGCCGACCCGAGGGTGGGATTCGATGGCTGA